A window of the Haloquadratum walsbyi C23 genome harbors these coding sequences:
- a CDS encoding methionine adenosyltransferase has translation MTERNIAIEAANRDAVEDQRVEIVERKGIGHPDSICDGIAETVSRALSQLYLDRVGHVLHYNTDETQLVAGESIPDFGGGEVVEPMYILIVGRATKKYNGQRLPVDSTAVSAARTYLRENIPALTLGTDVIVDVRLGQGSGDLKDVFGENNVEIPMANDTSFGVGHAPLTETEKIVQAVEMQLNGPYADNHPVIGPDIKVMGKRENNSIDITVAAAMIDRYVADLEDYADAIENIRAFVTDVAHRHTNREVTVAVNTADDYDTGSIYLTVTGTSAEMGDDGSVGRGNRANGLITPNRPMSMEATSGKNPVNHIGKIYNLLSTDIAESVVADVDGIRDLQIRLLSQIGRPIDEPHIADAKIVTESNVNLQAIEPEIRAIIDNRLADVTSITERVINDELTTF, from the coding sequence ATGACTGAGCGGAATATTGCAATTGAGGCAGCCAATCGTGACGCTGTTGAGGATCAGCGAGTCGAAATAGTCGAACGAAAGGGGATTGGTCATCCAGACTCTATTTGTGATGGCATTGCAGAGACCGTTTCACGTGCGCTATCACAATTGTATCTCGACCGTGTTGGTCACGTTTTACACTATAATACCGATGAAACACAGTTAGTAGCTGGTGAATCGATTCCGGACTTTGGTGGCGGCGAGGTTGTGGAGCCGATGTATATTCTGATAGTTGGGCGTGCAACAAAAAAATATAATGGGCAACGATTGCCAGTTGATTCGACAGCAGTGAGCGCAGCTCGAACATATCTTCGCGAAAATATCCCTGCACTGACTCTCGGGACAGATGTCATCGTTGACGTTCGTCTCGGACAGGGGTCTGGAGATCTCAAAGATGTCTTCGGCGAAAATAACGTTGAGATTCCAATGGCAAATGATACCTCATTTGGTGTGGGACATGCACCTCTCACAGAGACAGAAAAAATTGTTCAAGCTGTTGAGATGCAACTTAATGGTCCATATGCTGACAATCATCCTGTTATTGGTCCGGATATCAAAGTAATGGGAAAACGAGAGAATAACAGCATTGACATCACTGTTGCTGCTGCGATGATTGATCGTTACGTCGCTGATCTTGAAGATTATGCTGATGCTATTGAGAACATCCGTGCGTTCGTTACCGATGTCGCGCACAGGCATACAAACCGCGAGGTCACTGTTGCAGTTAACACTGCAGACGACTATGATACCGGATCTATCTATCTGACAGTTACAGGAACAAGTGCTGAAATGGGTGATGATGGGTCTGTGGGGCGTGGGAATCGTGCTAACGGGCTTATCACGCCAAATCGACCAATGAGTATGGAGGCTACCTCAGGGAAAAACCCAGTAAATCATATCGGAAAAATATATAATCTTCTTTCAACCGACATTGCTGAATCAGTCGTTGCTGATGTTGATGGAATCCGTGACCTACAAATTCGACTTCTCTCACAGATTGGTCGTCCAATTGATGAACCACACATTGCAGATGCAAAGATTGTGACCGAATCAAATGTTAATCTTCAAGCAATTGAGCCTGAAATTCGAGCAATTATTGATAATCGACTCGCTGATGTTACGAGCATTACAGAGCGTGTCATCAATGATGAACTTACAACATTTTGA
- the cyaB gene encoding class IV adenylate cyclase: MYEVELKIRASHDRVESALTEANSTYVGHVEQRDTYYNAPHRNFATTDEALRIRREERDVSDEADTATSTTKLTYKGPRIDATSKTREEYEVAVADDTTVAAIFDELGFDPAATVVKHRDIYTFRHSDDTTHTVVLDNVRDLGEFVEAEATTSTESDVPTVRSDLTDTIRALGLNPDDQIRSSYLGLLLDE, translated from the coding sequence GTGTACGAGGTTGAACTTAAGATCCGTGCGTCTCATGATAGAGTTGAGTCCGCGCTCACTGAAGCCAACTCGACATATGTTGGGCATGTCGAACAGCGTGATACATATTATAATGCACCACATCGCAATTTTGCAACAACAGATGAGGCGCTTCGAATTCGGCGAGAGGAGCGTGATGTGTCTGATGAAGCCGATACAGCCACATCAACAACTAAGCTCACATACAAGGGTCCTCGGATTGACGCAACATCAAAAACGCGGGAAGAGTATGAAGTAGCAGTCGCCGATGATACGACAGTTGCTGCTATTTTTGATGAATTAGGATTCGATCCTGCTGCCACAGTGGTGAAACATCGTGATATCTATACCTTCAGACATTCGGACGATACCACACATACAGTTGTACTTGATAATGTTCGTGATCTTGGTGAGTTTGTTGAGGCTGAGGCAACAACATCAACCGAGTCAGACGTCCCTACTGTGCGGTCAGATCTCACTGATACAATTAGAGCTTTGGGATTAAATCCAGATGATCAGATTCGGAGTTCGTATCTTGGGTTATTACTTGATGAGTAA
- a CDS encoding FKBP-type peptidyl-prolyl cis-trans isomerase → MSDEPQAEEADTADSGIQDGDFVRLAYTLRTQEDKTVIDTTDPEVAEEAGLDDDEREFEPRVLVIGAGHLFPSVEDAILDTTAGDSGAVEIPADDAFGEYDEDEVRTISANKIDDDNQYPGAQVQIDGDQGRIITIINTRARVDFNHPLAGQDLEYEYEVRDIVEDPETKAESLLGMYLQTPPTVRIETDTVEEEQPIETADESETAAEDDVDADTESEIEAEVEPPVETETETVEVEKETLYVDSTPEMQMNQQWLFSKQQIAEEVIDRTGIDRMIIQEILDGRGGMMGGLGGMMGGMGPELDAEDDVETDVDESDDVDIEETVEDLEELEDVDIDAEELAAELGDVEE, encoded by the coding sequence ATGAGTGACGAACCGCAGGCGGAAGAGGCCGATACGGCCGATTCGGGCATTCAAGACGGTGACTTTGTCCGTCTTGCATACACCCTCCGAACGCAGGAAGATAAAACCGTCATCGACACGACAGACCCAGAGGTCGCTGAAGAAGCAGGGTTAGATGACGATGAGCGTGAATTTGAGCCTCGTGTATTAGTTATTGGTGCAGGACATCTTTTCCCCTCAGTCGAAGATGCGATTCTCGACACAACTGCTGGCGACAGTGGGGCTGTTGAAATCCCTGCGGATGATGCCTTCGGTGAGTATGATGAGGATGAGGTCCGAACAATCAGTGCAAATAAGATTGATGACGATAATCAGTACCCTGGCGCGCAAGTGCAGATTGATGGCGATCAGGGTCGGATTATAACCATAATCAACACACGTGCACGGGTAGACTTCAACCATCCACTCGCTGGTCAGGATCTTGAGTATGAATATGAAGTGCGTGATATCGTTGAGGATCCTGAAACAAAGGCTGAAAGTCTACTTGGAATGTATCTCCAAACGCCTCCAACCGTTCGAATTGAGACTGATACAGTCGAAGAAGAGCAACCTATTGAGACAGCAGACGAATCAGAGACTGCGGCTGAAGATGATGTCGATGCCGATACTGAGTCGGAGATTGAAGCAGAAGTTGAGCCACCAGTCGAAACTGAAACTGAGACGGTTGAAGTTGAAAAGGAAACACTCTATGTGGACTCAACGCCTGAAATGCAAATGAATCAACAGTGGCTCTTCTCAAAACAACAGATTGCAGAAGAGGTTATTGACCGGACTGGTATTGACCGGATGATTATTCAAGAAATCCTTGATGGACGAGGTGGCATGATGGGGGGTCTTGGTGGCATGATGGGCGGTATGGGTCCTGAACTCGATGCTGAAGACGATGTTGAGACAGATGTCGATGAGTCGGATGATGTCGATATCGAGGAAACAGTCGAAGACCTCGAAGAACTTGAAGATGTAGACATCGACGCTGAAGAACTAGCTGCTGAATTGGGCGATGTTGAAGAGTAA
- a CDS encoding MinD/ParA family ATP-binding protein, whose translation MFAIAGGKGGCGKTTTTLGLARAVNGPAVAVDADYDLPNLHRLAGTSRHTIKSSSETTYIDPVDPQTRILPAPLPDDHITHLTARIRYLKTIVSANLGPVFTDCPAGAGPDAARPLRVADMVIIITTPAVASIQDAAKTAAMARTLGTTVAGVIVTQTDSPPRGLSEMFAAPTLHSVPERTEPLHSPVVTQAYSAITETLLRKK comes from the coding sequence ATGTTCGCGATTGCTGGTGGTAAGGGTGGCTGTGGTAAAACAACAACAACACTTGGGCTTGCTCGCGCGGTTAACGGTCCTGCAGTCGCTGTTGATGCAGATTATGATCTCCCAAACCTACATCGACTTGCCGGTACTTCGCGTCATACAATCAAATCATCATCTGAAACAACGTATATTGACCCAGTAGATCCACAGACCCGAATACTTCCAGCACCGCTTCCAGATGACCATATTACACATCTTACAGCGCGCATTCGGTATCTCAAAACGATTGTATCTGCTAACCTTGGTCCGGTATTCACTGATTGTCCCGCCGGAGCAGGTCCAGATGCAGCCCGCCCTCTCCGAGTTGCAGACATGGTCATTATAATCACTACACCAGCAGTTGCTTCGATCCAAGACGCTGCAAAAACGGCTGCCATGGCTCGAACACTTGGAACCACAGTTGCAGGTGTCATTGTTACACAGACAGATTCGCCACCGCGTGGACTCTCAGAAATGTTCGCAGCACCAACACTACACAGTGTACCTGAACGAACTGAACCACTTCATTCACCCGTAGTCACACAGGCATATTCAGCAATCACCGAGACATTGCTTAGAAAAAAGTGA
- a CDS encoding YlbF family regulator → MSVQTDKLEQLGSDLGEAIAETPEYETFEETKAAVEADDEIQAQIAKFQDHRDTFMTARQAGTATQEMLDKVKSAQSELHNMSKMAAYLDAQKALQSKLEDINKAISDPLAVDFGGEAGGCCQDE, encoded by the coding sequence ATGAGCGTTCAAACGGACAAACTTGAGCAGCTTGGAAGCGATCTTGGAGAGGCAATTGCTGAAACTCCGGAGTATGAAACATTCGAAGAAACAAAAGCAGCTGTCGAAGCAGATGATGAAATTCAAGCTCAGATCGCGAAATTCCAGGATCATCGTGATACATTTATGACTGCTCGTCAAGCTGGAACCGCTACCCAAGAGATGCTTGATAAAGTGAAATCCGCACAGTCAGAGCTACATAATATGTCGAAGATGGCAGCATATCTCGATGCGCAAAAAGCACTTCAGTCCAAACTTGAGGATATTAATAAAGCAATCTCAGACCCATTAGCTGTTGATTTTGGCGGTGAGGCAGGCGGATGTTGTCAAGATGAGTGA
- the dph2 gene encoding diphthamide biosynthesis enzyme Dph2: protein MSQETATEGDLRNTGMSLKHDREWDYELDRIVEEIEERDADRVGLQFPEGLKRRGPAVADDLRALCGDDVTFMLSGQPCYGACDLDTYLMRRTDVFVHFGHSPMKESDKIIYVPLFSNVDPFPILEEAVDELPEDDVGLVTTAQHMNQFESMVTWLETRGFDVHTRRGDDRLTHEGQVLGCNYASADIDANQVLYVGGGKFHPLGLAMEHPDKHVLIADPVNNVVTVADTEKFMKQRYAAVHKAMSANKWGVIFCTKIGQGRMDTAESILEDNDNTYLITMDEVTPDRLRNFDMDAFVNTGCPRITTDDGPQFHKPMLTPGEYRIAVGDKPLDSLSFDTFHGTW from the coding sequence ATGAGCCAAGAAACAGCAACTGAAGGCGACCTCAGAAATACCGGTATGTCACTCAAACATGATCGGGAGTGGGATTACGAACTCGATCGAATTGTTGAGGAGATTGAAGAACGTGATGCAGATCGTGTTGGATTACAGTTTCCTGAAGGACTCAAACGACGTGGTCCAGCAGTCGCAGATGACCTGCGCGCACTTTGTGGCGATGATGTGACATTTATGCTCTCCGGTCAACCATGTTATGGTGCCTGTGATCTTGATACATATCTGATGCGTCGAACGGACGTATTCGTGCACTTTGGGCACTCGCCAATGAAGGAGTCTGATAAAATCATATATGTGCCACTATTCTCGAATGTTGACCCATTTCCGATTCTTGAAGAGGCTGTTGATGAATTACCCGAAGATGATGTTGGTCTCGTGACAACTGCTCAACATATGAATCAGTTCGAATCAATGGTCACGTGGCTTGAGACACGCGGGTTTGATGTTCACACTCGGCGAGGTGACGACAGGCTCACACATGAGGGACAAGTGCTTGGGTGTAATTATGCATCAGCGGACATTGATGCTAATCAGGTACTCTACGTTGGTGGTGGGAAGTTCCACCCACTTGGGCTTGCGATGGAACATCCGGATAAGCACGTTCTAATCGCAGATCCGGTCAATAACGTCGTGACTGTTGCTGACACAGAGAAGTTCATGAAGCAGCGATATGCGGCTGTACATAAGGCAATGAGTGCCAACAAGTGGGGAGTTATCTTCTGTACGAAGATTGGGCAGGGTAGAATGGATACGGCTGAGTCAATTCTTGAGGATAACGACAATACATATCTCATTACAATGGATGAGGTGACACCAGATCGACTTCGAAACTTCGATATGGACGCTTTTGTCAACACAGGTTGTCCGCGTATTACCACCGATGATGGGCCGCAGTTTCATAAACCGATGCTCACACCTGGCGAGTATCGCATCGCTGTTGGTGATAAGCCATTGGACTCGCTTTCTTTCGATACATTCCACGGCACATGGTGA
- a CDS encoding MBL fold metallo-hydrolase, translated as MSTVKTDWGSWLPRDVEAASPNTVAIWYLGCNGFFLKGNEGTTIAIDPYVGTGDPPRTVRMIPVPFDPGDITTMDAVLATHEHTDHTHGPSQGPILESTDARFYAPDDSIDVARETEAWQDEYDINETQLQVISEGDTIDIGEFTVHVEYAHDPDSTHPVSYVIEHDTGTFFHGGDTKPHDDFDALGNAYDIDLGVLAFGSIGNIDDKDTGEPVRTKWYATENEIIRAAAALNIDRLLPSHWDMWKGLTADPTALHAHAQSYTFPRVIEIAEIGDRIDI; from the coding sequence ATGAGCACAGTCAAAACTGATTGGGGATCGTGGCTCCCACGCGATGTCGAAGCAGCATCACCTAATACAGTTGCTATCTGGTATCTTGGATGTAATGGGTTCTTTCTAAAGGGGAATGAAGGGACAACAATCGCAATTGACCCCTATGTTGGAACTGGTGATCCGCCGCGAACGGTTCGGATGATTCCGGTACCATTCGATCCTGGTGATATCACAACCATGGATGCAGTCCTCGCAACTCATGAGCACACTGATCATACCCATGGTCCATCACAGGGTCCGATTCTTGAGTCAACAGACGCGCGATTTTATGCACCTGATGATTCAATTGATGTTGCGCGTGAAACCGAGGCGTGGCAGGATGAATATGATATCAATGAGACACAACTCCAGGTTATATCAGAGGGAGATACAATTGATATTGGAGAGTTCACGGTTCATGTTGAGTACGCTCATGATCCTGATTCGACACACCCGGTCTCATATGTGATTGAACATGACACAGGAACATTCTTTCATGGTGGTGATACAAAGCCGCACGATGATTTTGACGCGCTCGGGAATGCATATGATATTGACCTTGGGGTACTTGCATTTGGCTCAATTGGTAATATCGATGATAAAGACACTGGTGAACCTGTCCGAACAAAATGGTATGCAACTGAAAACGAGATTATCCGTGCAGCAGCAGCCCTCAATATTGATCGGCTTCTTCCAAGTCATTGGGACATGTGGAAAGGATTAACAGCGGATCCAACAGCATTGCACGCACATGCACAAAGTTATACATTCCCTCGGGTGATTGAGATTGCTGAAATTGGCGACCGTATCGATATATAA
- a CDS encoding phosphate uptake regulator PhoU: protein METRKVQLSGGTTYTVSLPKKWAQEHGIGSGSVLALHPSGDGSLLVEATADRSCIDQGVTVDISTISETALRQRILALHAVGFDTVTLRDNAGSGHEKARTVEETLRELSGFELLEVNEHRIKLTNLIDAQNVDIKKSVRRLRLVTLAMHRDAVSAVINTNEELAERVIDRDDEADKLFRMITRHFRRSLTDLYEVEKLALDRDELFEYYYTARQFERIADHAEKIARFTLRPDATISSTHTETLSSLGDATRSIITDAADAVLTDGDITTANTAITKHEDLSTRLTDLDRELYDHDVPSEAYVLGLLLDSLKRSAEYGINIASIAIQQITRATVDPS from the coding sequence ATGGAAACACGAAAGGTGCAACTTTCGGGTGGGACCACATATACAGTCTCACTTCCAAAAAAATGGGCTCAAGAACACGGTATTGGATCAGGGTCTGTACTTGCGCTCCACCCAAGCGGTGATGGATCACTTCTTGTTGAGGCAACTGCTGATCGATCATGCATTGACCAGGGTGTGACAGTTGATATTTCAACAATCTCAGAGACAGCACTTCGACAGCGGATTCTTGCATTACACGCTGTTGGATTTGACACTGTTACATTACGAGACAATGCTGGCAGTGGACATGAGAAAGCCCGAACCGTTGAAGAAACACTCCGGGAGTTGTCCGGGTTTGAGTTGCTTGAAGTCAATGAGCACCGTATCAAACTAACCAATCTGATTGATGCACAGAATGTTGATATTAAAAAAAGTGTCCGACGACTTCGGTTGGTGACACTCGCAATGCATCGCGACGCTGTCTCAGCAGTCATTAATACTAATGAAGAGCTTGCCGAACGTGTGATTGATCGTGACGATGAGGCAGATAAACTCTTTAGAATGATCACGCGTCACTTTCGTCGGTCACTGACTGATCTGTATGAAGTTGAGAAACTAGCACTTGATCGGGATGAGTTGTTTGAGTATTACTACACTGCTCGACAGTTTGAGCGGATTGCAGACCACGCTGAAAAAATAGCTCGATTTACCCTCAGACCTGATGCGACTATTTCTTCAACCCATACAGAGACATTATCATCACTCGGTGACGCAACGCGAAGTATAATCACTGATGCTGCGGATGCTGTCCTGACTGACGGTGATATTACAACAGCAAATACCGCAATCACCAAGCATGAGGATTTGTCAACTCGACTGACAGATCTGGACCGTGAACTCTATGATCATGATGTCCCCAGTGAGGCTTACGTTCTTGGATTACTCCTTGATAGTCTGAAACGAAGCGCAGAATATGGAATAAATATCGCAAGTATTGCAATCCAGCAAATCACTCGGGCGACAGTCGATCCGTCCTGA
- a CDS encoding transferase hexapeptide repeat family protein, with the protein MYIESYGPTRIDSLSPEPTLHDPVHITESNLGRWTDVRSYARVSESTLDDYSYLMERVQLDYTSVGKFVSVASDARLGPTNHPITRPTAHHFSYRAAMYDLGSDDETVFEWRSDHPVTIGHDVWIGHGATILPGVEIGNGAVIAAGSVVTDDVSPYTVVAGVPASVIRRRFAPEIAARIESTEWWHWSHETLSERIAAFRDLEMFLDMYAPSD; encoded by the coding sequence ATGTACATCGAGTCATATGGACCGACACGTATCGATTCGCTCAGTCCAGAACCGACGTTACATGATCCGGTCCATATCACCGAGAGCAATCTCGGGAGGTGGACAGATGTTCGCTCATACGCTCGTGTTAGTGAATCAACACTCGATGATTACAGTTATCTCATGGAGCGCGTTCAATTAGACTACACATCTGTTGGGAAGTTTGTGAGTGTCGCGAGTGATGCCCGATTGGGACCGACAAATCACCCGATTACCCGCCCAACCGCACATCACTTTAGCTATCGCGCAGCCATGTATGATCTCGGCAGCGACGATGAGACGGTATTTGAGTGGCGATCAGACCATCCAGTAACTATCGGTCATGATGTGTGGATTGGTCATGGCGCAACTATCCTACCAGGCGTTGAGATTGGTAATGGTGCTGTCATTGCTGCCGGTTCAGTCGTCACCGATGATGTTTCTCCATACACTGTTGTTGCCGGCGTGCCTGCATCGGTTATTCGTCGTCGATTCGCGCCAGAAATAGCAGCTCGTATTGAGTCAACTGAATGGTGGCACTGGAGTCACGAAACACTCAGTGAACGAATTGCTGCATTCCGTGATCTTGAGATGTTCCTTGATATGTACGCGCCGTCTGATTAA
- the phnE gene encoding phosphonate ABC transporter, permease protein PhnE — MSSQSSDSRLRDLLQYFGLASVGDSSVEKKLTDLRRRKTVRRLYAGLGIVIAAIVFNASLNAVGFSLTELFAQIPQFTEALGEYFPPTTYYGIPFIDFMQYWNFIIAENLFAASQITIAIAIAGTILGLPGALLFGIMASERVVPYPFNFVFRATMSLIRAIPALVWVLILIPLGGVTPFTATLAIMIDTTGYLGRLFTDELEEIADGPIEGIQSTGANKSQIVSFGMLSQVFRQFIAWIAFDLEHNVRVAIGLGLIGAGGLGLELDIQRKTFHYTEMMACILLVVLLAGSVELLSQRVRSYLRDDDEVEETGILEAIITAPKKIITATAGRRER; from the coding sequence ATGAGTTCTCAATCATCTGACTCTCGACTCCGCGACCTGTTACAGTACTTTGGACTTGCCTCTGTCGGGGACTCTTCAGTCGAGAAAAAATTAACCGATCTTCGCAGACGTAAGACAGTTCGCCGGCTATACGCTGGTCTCGGTATTGTCATAGCAGCAATTGTATTCAATGCAAGTCTAAATGCTGTTGGTTTTTCACTTACTGAGTTATTTGCACAGATTCCACAGTTCACCGAAGCACTTGGAGAGTACTTCCCTCCAACAACGTATTATGGAATTCCATTTATTGATTTCATGCAGTATTGGAACTTCATTATCGCGGAAAATCTCTTTGCCGCCTCTCAAATTACGATTGCGATTGCGATTGCTGGAACGATACTTGGGCTTCCCGGGGCATTATTATTTGGTATCATGGCAAGTGAGCGTGTCGTCCCATACCCATTCAATTTTGTATTTCGTGCAACAATGAGCCTTATTCGTGCAATCCCAGCACTTGTGTGGGTCTTAATTCTGATTCCGCTTGGTGGGGTCACGCCATTTACTGCGACACTGGCGATTATGATTGACACAACAGGATATCTTGGGCGACTATTTACTGATGAACTTGAAGAAATCGCTGATGGTCCAATTGAGGGAATCCAAAGCACCGGCGCAAACAAAAGCCAGATTGTCTCCTTTGGGATGCTGAGTCAAGTCTTCCGACAATTCATTGCGTGGATTGCATTCGATCTTGAACACAATGTCCGAGTCGCAATTGGACTTGGTCTTATTGGCGCAGGCGGACTTGGGCTTGAGCTTGATATCCAACGAAAAACGTTCCATTACACTGAGATGATGGCTTGTATTCTTCTTGTTGTTCTTCTAGCCGGGTCAGTCGAACTCCTCAGCCAGCGAGTTCGCTCATATCTTCGTGACGATGATGAAGTCGAAGAAACTGGGATTCTTGAAGCGATAATCACTGCCCCTAAGAAAATCATTACTGCAACAGCTGGTCGACGTGAGCGCTGA
- a CDS encoding phosphonate ABC transporter ATP-binding protein, which translates to MSTLTVDNVTKTYGDVVALDSVSFEIEDEFVVLLGESGAGKSTMLRCVNGLTHPTEGEIRLNGDPINGSRSDIGMIFQQHNLVDGVSAYMNALTGSLDRTSTVSSLLQQQNKETKERALEALQTVGLLEESHQRTSQMSGGQQQRVGIARALVQDPALLLADEPVASLDPSSAESVMDYLKKAASVHEVTALVSLHQVNIAAYFGERFIGLRDGEILFDVSPEKLTPGLVDDLYGNVETVGLATDNSDNSTVNTSDGTRFDTETGSDDTDEVDVIGRQVES; encoded by the coding sequence ATGAGCACACTTACTGTAGATAACGTAACAAAAACATATGGTGACGTCGTTGCACTCGATTCAGTCTCATTCGAGATTGAAGATGAATTTGTTGTCCTTCTCGGTGAATCAGGAGCTGGAAAGTCAACGATGCTCCGCTGTGTTAACGGACTAACACATCCAACCGAAGGAGAGATTCGACTTAATGGGGATCCGATCAATGGCTCACGCTCTGACATTGGGATGATATTCCAGCAACACAATCTCGTTGATGGTGTTTCAGCGTATATGAATGCACTTACTGGTTCACTTGATCGAACGTCGACAGTTAGCAGTCTATTACAACAGCAAAATAAAGAGACAAAAGAACGCGCGCTTGAAGCACTTCAGACCGTTGGCCTTCTTGAGGAGTCACATCAGCGTACCTCACAGATGAGTGGTGGGCAACAACAGCGTGTTGGAATTGCACGAGCACTTGTACAGGATCCAGCATTACTTCTTGCGGACGAACCTGTTGCAAGCCTCGATCCCTCAAGTGCAGAGAGTGTAATGGACTATCTCAAAAAAGCAGCAAGCGTTCATGAAGTTACTGCACTCGTCAGTCTTCATCAAGTAAATATTGCAGCTTACTTTGGTGAACGATTTATTGGACTCCGCGATGGTGAGATACTCTTTGACGTCAGTCCTGAGAAACTTACCCCAGGTCTCGTTGACGATCTCTATGGAAATGTCGAGACGGTTGGGCTTGCAACTGATAATAGCGATAACTCAACTGTAAATACTTCTGATGGTACTCGTTTCGACACCGAAACCGGTAGTGATGATACTGATGAGGTAGATGTTATTGGGCGGCAAGTAGAATCATGA
- a CDS encoding phosphate/phosphite/phosphonate ABC transporter substrate-binding protein, with protein sequence MMKKKDQNVNPERNHTNQSRGMLTGRRGFIAAGASAVLAGLAGCSGSGTLGGSASGGGTTITMVLTPGTPSDIRTRYEPMRAMIEGELDEVTVEMQVPQDYSAVRPALNSEQAEIGMDDVTLISNPDLMDVYGTTVTGGSAFYFSVMLTNEDSNITQREDIEDKTAAFADRLSTSGSIFATYALKQAGLDVGDAPDGDPVDFTGSWSNHEVALEKLGAGEADAATTYGGNGMPHISSSYKSDFPQRVIDKSSALDVLDTESPKFRPFWWSFPIPKQPVYARKTWDSEYKTQVGDLLVNSNKSLIQQYYPEDYNEADLPFTTLRDTSIDDYQPVIKRLNNLGIELGS encoded by the coding sequence ATGATGAAGAAGAAAGATCAGAATGTAAATCCGGAGCGAAATCACACAAATCAGTCTCGCGGTATGCTAACAGGGCGTCGTGGATTTATTGCCGCAGGTGCCAGCGCTGTCCTTGCTGGGCTTGCCGGGTGTAGTGGTAGTGGAACGCTCGGCGGGTCTGCGAGCGGTGGTGGTACGACAATCACCATGGTGCTGACGCCAGGAACACCTTCGGATATTCGGACACGGTATGAACCAATGCGAGCGATGATTGAAGGTGAACTTGATGAAGTTACTGTTGAGATGCAAGTTCCACAAGACTACTCAGCAGTTCGCCCAGCGCTCAATAGTGAACAAGCCGAAATTGGAATGGACGATGTTACACTTATTTCGAATCCCGACTTAATGGATGTATATGGGACAACCGTCACGGGTGGGTCGGCGTTTTATTTCTCAGTAATGCTGACAAATGAAGACTCAAATATCACACAACGCGAAGATATAGAAGACAAAACAGCGGCTTTTGCTGATCGTCTCTCGACAAGCGGATCAATCTTTGCAACATATGCGCTGAAACAAGCTGGTCTAGACGTTGGTGATGCCCCAGATGGTGACCCGGTTGATTTCACCGGCTCATGGTCGAATCATGAAGTTGCACTCGAGAAACTTGGTGCTGGTGAGGCGGATGCAGCAACCACGTATGGTGGAAACGGAATGCCACATATCTCATCATCATACAAATCTGACTTTCCACAACGCGTCATTGATAAGAGTTCAGCACTGGATGTGCTTGATACTGAGTCACCAAAATTCCGACCATTCTGGTGGTCATTCCCGATTCCAAAACAGCCAGTATATGCCCGAAAAACCTGGGATTCAGAGTATAAAACACAGGTTGGCGATCTTCTTGTTAACTCAAATAAAAGCTTAATTCAACAGTATTATCCAGAGGATTACAATGAGGCTGATTTACCATTCACAACACTCCGTGACACCTCAATCGATGACTACCAACCCGTAATTAAACGACTCAATAATCTTGGAATCGAGCTTGGATCCTAA